The genomic window GGCGCTTAAGGCAAACACGGTACGGGGTGCCGAAGCTGCCCTGCCCCGTCGCCACAGGACAATTGCGCAATGATGCTGGACCAGGCCAGAATCGACGAGACCCGCAGTCTTCTGGGTGAAGAAACATTTGCCATGTTCCTGCAACGCCTCGAAGTTGAGTTTGACGAGTTTGTCGCGTGGCTTGACGCTACGCCCACCCCGGCTGCAGATGAAATCGCTTTGAGGTGCCACACGCTTGCATCCAGTGCAGGCATCTACGGCGCCAGCGAATTGCGACGGACGCTGCTGGCCACCGAACAAGTGGCCCAGTCGGACACTGCTACCAAGATGACCGAACTGGCGGACGCGACACGCAGTATCACAGATGTCTGGGCAGAGACGCTGCGCGCCTTCAGGAGCATTAAGTAAGATATGGGGTCACGTCATTTGCGCCCGAAGCCGCAGATATGGCCCTCTTGCAGGCCGCACAGGCGCATTATACGGCTTGCGGCACGAAGGACATTTCAGCGATCAATGCGGGTGTTTGACCTGACGGGACGGGACACGGGAATGCGGGGTTTGCCATGAAAGTCATCATTGCCGACGACGACGACCTGCAGCGCGCGATCCTGTCGGCGGCGTTGACACGGATCGGGCATAGCCCGATTGAGGCCAGCGACGGCGCTCAGGCGTTTGATCTGCTGTGTGAACACAACGCGTCCATTCTGGTCTGCGATCTCAACATGCCGGGCATGGATGGAAATGCACTGACACAAAAGGTGCGGGCAACGATCCGTGACCGGTATGTGCATATCATCATGGTCACCGGTCACGACCAGAAATCCGTGCGCCACCACGCGCTGCAACTGGGCGTTGATGAATTCATGGGCAAACCCATCGAAGCGGCAACCCTGAACGCGCGTATTTCAACGACAGAGCGGCTGGTGCAGCACGAAGAGCTTATTCAGGAAAAGAACCGCATTCTGGAAGAGGCCCAGCGCATTATCGAGCAGGATCTGAAAGCCGCCGCGCAGGCCCAACAGCGTTTGCTGCCCGCGCCACGCATAAATGGGCCGCATTGCAGCTTTTTTTCAGCTTTCGTGCCGTCATCCTACGTCTCGGGTGATATGTTTGCGACCTTTCAACTGCCAGACGGGCGGACCGGCTTTTACGCAATGGACGTATCCGGGCACGGCGTTTCCGCAGCGCTTTTATCCGTCGCAATCGGGCATCTGGTGACAACGGAATACTTTGCGCGCCACAGCATCGATGATGACGGCACGCCCGATCCCGCACGTCTTGCCAAAACGCTGAATGATCGTTTCTTTCACGACGACAGCGAAGATTACTTTACCTTTTTCTGCGCCATCCTGGATCATGAAACGCAAATGCTGCATTTCTGCCAGGCGGGCTACCCGTCGCCGATGGTCGTGTCGCCGGGCGGCACCATCCATGAGATCGGCGACGGGGGCTATCCTGTCGCGCTTCTGCCCGATGTCGACTTTATCTCAAGCAGGGTGGCGCTGGCGGTGGATGAGACTTTGGTGCTGTTCTCTGACGGTGCGACGGAGGCCGAAGACGCGCACAGCGTTGCATTCGGTCAGGAGCGGCTGAGCCAGGTGATCGAAGCCGCGCGCGCCCGCGATGTGACCTCGATCCCGGATGCCATCGTCTCGGCCCTCAGGGCGTGGCGCGGCCAACGCTCGCTTGATGATGATTTAACGGTTCTCGTCTGCCAAAGGAGACTTCCAGAATGATCAAGATTGATACCACTGACACCGACATCTCTGTCATCACCCCCGATACCGAGCGTCTGACAGCGGTCAATGCGACCCAGTTCAAAGAGCAGGTCGTGGCCCTTGTCGATAGCGGCAAGGCGCGATTGATCATCGATATGTCAGGCGTCTCGTTTGTCGATTCCGCCGGGCTTGGTGCGTTGGTCGGTGTGCTCAAGCGCATCGGAAATCGCGGGGATATCGTCGTATGCAGCCTGGCCGACGGTGTACGGCAGATGTTTGAGTTGACACGGATGAACCGTATCTTCGCCGAGTATCCCGATCGCATGGCAGCTGTCGCGGCCCTCAAAGAGGCGTTGTGATGCATCACAGCTTCGATCTGCCACCTCAACTCGACGAAGTTGACAAGGCGGTGCAAGCACTGCGCGCGTTGGTCGAGCCCGTTCTCGAACCGGAACAGGCGTCATGCTTTGAAGTTGCCGTGTCAGAGGCGCTCACGAATATCGTTGTGCATGGGTATGAAGGCATACAGGGCGGTAAAACTGTGTCTGTCCAGTTAGACACAGACGGGCAGGTCTTGCGCCTGACGATTATTGATCACGGCACCCCCGGCCCTGCCGATCTTTTTGAAACGGGCCCGTCTCTCGACGAGATTGATTTCATGGAAGAAAGCGGTCGCGGTTTGGCCTTGATCCGGCACCATGCGGATGCGGTCGCCTACACGCCTTCAGTGGATGGCAATCGCCTGATTCTAACGTTTTGCTTCCCCGTTCCGTAAAGGCCGCTGATATGTCGTGAAATCGGCGGTGACGGTATGGATTTAAGAGGTCCTGATCCTAAAGCGCCCTGCCTGAAACTTGCATCACAAATGCCCTGCCATGCTTCGCGTTCTCGGGACATTTGTGATAAGCGATGTCTCAGGTGTAAGGCAGCATGCTGTAATCTGAATCGAAATTCGTCGCCTCCGGGTCAGCAAAATACTGATCTCGAACGCGAATTCCGATAAGCGATGGTACAGAATAAAACGATTTCACTCTAAATTAAGCCGTGTCTCAGAAGCCACAACGCCTGTTTCCTGCCGTCATACTTTGGCCTATTTTAAAGTAAAATGTTAAGGTGAACCTACGCATTGATGCGCAATCCGCAACAATTCAAGCCCAATCCTCGCCACACCCAATTATCTGAAAGTAAGCCGTTGATTACATTGAATTCAAAAGCACTTGGCCCTTTTGTTGCAATGATTGCCACTGTCTTGTTTGGAACCGCAGCCTTCGGTCAGAACACAGAGGCAGAGCTGCCGGACGCCTCTGTGAACCCTGCCGAGGCACTGGATGTGTTGGCAGGACATGCTGACAGTGAAACCACGTTCTATCCGGGTGAAGAGCTCTCGCCATTCTTTGGTCGGAGCGGTCCGTTGAGCGACCGCGAACACGAGATGGCCGAGACGGCCTGGTCCTATTTCGTGGAGTATTTGCAGCCCGACACTGGCTTGGTCAACGCCGTTGGCAACTATCCGTCGACCACGATGTGGGACACTGCATCCTACATAAGTGCCCTTGTTGCCGCCTATGAACTGGAGATCATCGACAAACGCGAATTCGACCGGCGTGCCTATCAACTCCTCGGCACTCTGCGCAATCTCGAACTGTTCCGCAGCATTGCGCCCAACAAGGTCTATGACACCACGACGGGCGCAATCGTGAATTATGCCAACGAGCCGGGCGAAGTGGGCTATTCGGCGCTTGATCTTGGGCGGCTGCTGATCTGGTTGCAAGTCCTCAAACAGCGCTATCCCTATCTTGCGAACTCTGTCGATAATATCCCGATGCGCTGGAATTTCTGCAATATGGTCTCGGAAGACGGGCGTCTTTTCGGGGCCAGCCTGAATGGCGAGGGCGAAGTGCGCGACCTGCAAGAAGGCCGCCTTGGCTACGAGGAATATGCTGCGAACGGTTTTGCGCTCTGGGGCTTTGACGTGGCCCGCGCATCCGAGCCTGAACCGCTGCTTTATACCCCGATCTATGGCGTGGACGTTCCTTATGATGGGCGCGACCCGCGGGTCTACCATGCCCAAAACTACGTTCTGACAGAAAGCTACCTGCTTGAGGGGCTCGAACTCGGCTGGGACCTGCCGCAATACGCGGATGGCGCGCCTGGGGTTGCAAGCCGGGGCTGGCGCGCAGAATTTGCGCATCGCATCTTCCTTGTCCAACAGCGCCGTTTTGAGCAGACCGGTATCATCACAGCCAGGTCCGAGCATCAGGTCGAGGGGGTGCCCTATTTCGTCTATGATGCGATTTTCGCCAATGGGTATGCATGGAACACACTTGATCCCAGCGGCACCTACCAACCCGACCGCGCCGCTGTTTCAGCCAAGGCAGCGATTGGCATGTGGGCCCTTTGGGATACGCCCTATACCGATCTGCTTTTTGAGACGGTCGCCGACCTCTCGGCGGAGGTGGGAGGGTTCTACGAGGGCGTTTACGAGAACGGCAATGGTGCAATCCCGCTTCAGACCGCGAACAATAACGGGATTATCCTCGCGGCATTATTGTACCGGGCGCATGGACCTATTCTACAACATCTGAACAGCAATACGCAGCACTGGGACATGGCCTATTCCGGCAGCGACATCCGCGTCAACCGATGCCTGCCGGAACCCATGGCCGAAGAAGTGGCATGCTGCGCCTGCAATGAACTGGTTCAGCCGGAACCAACCGTCGGCATGGCCGATTTCCAATATTGCCGCCCGATCCAGACGGAACATGGCATCGCCGCCACGCAATGCGGCCTTGAGGTTCAGAGCTTCCAGCTTCCCACCCCACAACCAGTGCTGCCGCAATCGTGCCGGCGCCCGGGCGGCTAAGCCTTGGCCGCCTCCAAACCACGTCTCGTCTGGTTTGACGCCAACCGTGTCTGCGCAGCACTTGGCGTCGTCCTGATCCACTCAACCGCCGACTTCAACGGCGGGGCGTTTCCTGACGCATCTGTTGCGGATCGCGCCATCCCGGTATTTCTTCGCTCAATCGCGGAGTTCTCCGGCTCCGAGATGTTCTTTCTTTTCTCGCTTTTCCTGATGGCAATGCGCATCGACCGCGGCCGCCCGACCTATGGCGCGGCCATCGCCTCGCAAGCCCAGCGCCTTCTGGTGCCCTTTGCGTTCTGGACGGTTTTCTACGCCTTCTTCCGACTGCTGAAGGCGGGCACATTCAACTATGCGCCCCAGTATCTGGAACAGCTGACAGACTGGCAGACATGGATCGGCTATTTCGTGCTTGGGAAATCACAATATCACATGCACTTCCTGCCAACCCTGTTTCTGCTTTTCCTGTTTTATCCGGTCATGCGCCTGGCGCTGCGCTATCCGATCCTTGGGCTGACCCTTTTCGCGACCCTGGGCGCGATGGAACATGCGCAGGGCTATTTATGGTCCCTGCCAATCAACGGCGATCTGCTTGATTACCTGATCCGCGCGATCAAGGTCATGGGATATGTCGGCTACGGCTTTGCCGCCTTCGCACTTTACAGCCTGTGGAAAGACGGTATCCCGCGCGGTGAATCCCGCCTGATCCAGCGAGGTGCGCTTTATTTTGCAGCGATGGCCTATGTCGCCACACTTCCCTTTTTCGGGGCGGCTCTTTTCTCTGGCGGCTGGGGTGTGCGCGCGGATTGGAGCTATTTCGGTCATTTTCTGATGCCGGTATTCATGTTCTGCCTGTTCCTTGGCGGACAGCATTTCACCTGGTCGCCGCGCTGGTCGGAATTGGCGAAATATTCCTTCGGGGTCTATCTTCTGCATCCGATTTTGATTGATCTCTACGACATCGCGCTTGCACAATCGGGGGCGGCCTCGGGCATGTCGCCCACCGCCATTGTCATATTGCGCTATGTGATCGTTTTGCCCGCCACGTTCGGCGTGACAGTCGCGATCAGCCGG from Rhodophyticola sp. CCM32 includes these protein-coding regions:
- a CDS encoding Hpt domain-containing protein, coding for MMLDQARIDETRSLLGEETFAMFLQRLEVEFDEFVAWLDATPTPAADEIALRCHTLASSAGIYGASELRRTLLATEQVAQSDTATKMTELADATRSITDVWAETLRAFRSIK
- a CDS encoding ATP-binding protein, giving the protein MHHSFDLPPQLDEVDKAVQALRALVEPVLEPEQASCFEVAVSEALTNIVVHGYEGIQGGKTVSVQLDTDGQVLRLTIIDHGTPGPADLFETGPSLDEIDFMEESGRGLALIRHHADAVAYTPSVDGNRLILTFCFPVP
- a CDS encoding acyltransferase — its product is MAASKPRLVWFDANRVCAALGVVLIHSTADFNGGAFPDASVADRAIPVFLRSIAEFSGSEMFFLFSLFLMAMRIDRGRPTYGAAIASQAQRLLVPFAFWTVFYAFFRLLKAGTFNYAPQYLEQLTDWQTWIGYFVLGKSQYHMHFLPTLFLLFLFYPVMRLALRYPILGLTLFATLGAMEHAQGYLWSLPINGDLLDYLIRAIKVMGYVGYGFAAFALYSLWKDGIPRGESRLIQRGALYFAAMAYVATLPFFGAALFSGGWGVRADWSYFGHFLMPVFMFCLFLGGQHFTWSPRWSELAKYSFGVYLLHPILIDLYDIALAQSGAASGMSPTAIVILRYVIVLPATFGVTVAISRIRLLAWTIGLGPAPWTWGKSSRSAAN
- a CDS encoding STAS domain-containing protein; this encodes MIKIDTTDTDISVITPDTERLTAVNATQFKEQVVALVDSGKARLIIDMSGVSFVDSAGLGALVGVLKRIGNRGDIVVCSLADGVRQMFELTRMNRIFAEYPDRMAAVAALKEAL
- a CDS encoding DUF3131 domain-containing protein, which encodes MRNPQQFKPNPRHTQLSESKPLITLNSKALGPFVAMIATVLFGTAAFGQNTEAELPDASVNPAEALDVLAGHADSETTFYPGEELSPFFGRSGPLSDREHEMAETAWSYFVEYLQPDTGLVNAVGNYPSTTMWDTASYISALVAAYELEIIDKREFDRRAYQLLGTLRNLELFRSIAPNKVYDTTTGAIVNYANEPGEVGYSALDLGRLLIWLQVLKQRYPYLANSVDNIPMRWNFCNMVSEDGRLFGASLNGEGEVRDLQEGRLGYEEYAANGFALWGFDVARASEPEPLLYTPIYGVDVPYDGRDPRVYHAQNYVLTESYLLEGLELGWDLPQYADGAPGVASRGWRAEFAHRIFLVQQRRFEQTGIITARSEHQVEGVPYFVYDAIFANGYAWNTLDPSGTYQPDRAAVSAKAAIGMWALWDTPYTDLLFETVADLSAEVGGFYEGVYENGNGAIPLQTANNNGIILAALLYRAHGPILQHLNSNTQHWDMAYSGSDIRVNRCLPEPMAEEVACCACNELVQPEPTVGMADFQYCRPIQTEHGIAATQCGLEVQSFQLPTPQPVLPQSCRRPGG
- a CDS encoding PP2C family protein-serine/threonine phosphatase produces the protein MKVIIADDDDLQRAILSAALTRIGHSPIEASDGAQAFDLLCEHNASILVCDLNMPGMDGNALTQKVRATIRDRYVHIIMVTGHDQKSVRHHALQLGVDEFMGKPIEAATLNARISTTERLVQHEELIQEKNRILEEAQRIIEQDLKAAAQAQQRLLPAPRINGPHCSFFSAFVPSSYVSGDMFATFQLPDGRTGFYAMDVSGHGVSAALLSVAIGHLVTTEYFARHSIDDDGTPDPARLAKTLNDRFFHDDSEDYFTFFCAILDHETQMLHFCQAGYPSPMVVSPGGTIHEIGDGGYPVALLPDVDFISSRVALAVDETLVLFSDGATEAEDAHSVAFGQERLSQVIEAARARDVTSIPDAIVSALRAWRGQRSLDDDLTVLVCQRRLPE